A section of the Oryza sativa Japonica Group chromosome 1, ASM3414082v1 genome encodes:
- the LOC4325420 gene encoding F-box protein At5g49610, with translation MDADSGDFGSGNKLPDDLTLDVLSRLPYKSFCRAKCTCTGWLSFSSNPHYCDKLPKPLTGFLYQKSDSSAIEVASLCPDDRSFDTSLSFLPRYEWLELTDSCNGLVLCKYGRNTSSPSVANFVVCNPATRQWMELPETLLEPEGHSYATKLAFDPSWSPYFYVFNFEEKRNPVERWACISKVAIFSSRNSTWFMDDKWEPSNQISVDCQPHVLLGGKLFLQTSSCRVLVIDAFHNTEQPSHWIFDLPGYKPTSPMVDCLTGYLGHKSGVLHYVQPDTGGRTLLVWARDGYPHGDWNLKHRLSMSDAFGQDIFLDEHFDGFLSCHYDIQSLDLERGLVFLCHFAAERLLSYSLSTGKLTKIRDGLRRYLYYVPNCSMFPAKETEKDQDVSEP, from the coding sequence ATGGACGCTGATTCCGGTGATTTTGGAAGTGGTAATAAGCTACCAGATGATCTGACCTTGGATGTCCTCTCTCGTCTTCCATACAAGTCGTTCTGCCGGGCTAAATGTACCTGCACAGGGTGGCTTTCTTTCTCCTCTAATCCACATTACTGCGACAAGCTTCCCAAACCCCTTACTGGTTTTCTCTACCAAAAAAGTGATAGCTCTGCCATTGAGGTTGCTAGCCTCTGCCCAGATGATAGATCATTTGATACTTCTCTTAGTTTCTTGCCACGTTATGAGTGGCTAGAACTAACGGATTCTTGCAATGGACTGGTTCTATGCAAATATGGGCGCAATACTTCTTCTCCATCCGTTGCGAACTTTGTGGTGTGCAACCCAGCAACACGTCAGTGGATGGAGTTACCTGAAACTCTTCTGGAACCAGAAGGTCACAGTTATGCAACCAAATTAGCTTTCGATCCATCATGGTCCCCGTACTTCTATGTCTTCAACTTTGAAGAGAAACGTAACCCAGTGGAAAGATGGGCTTGTATATCTAAAGTTGCGATATTTTCATCAAGAAATTCCACGTGGTTTATGGATGATAAGTGGGAACCTTCGAATCAGATTAGTGTCGATTGTCAGCCACACGTCCTTCTTGGTGGAAAGCTGTTTCTTCAGACATCAAGTTGTCGAGTCTTGGTAATCGATGCATTTCACAATACAGAGCAGCCATCTCATTGGATATTTGATCTACCAGGGTATAAGCCCACCTCCCCCATGGTTGATTGTCTCACTGGGTATCTTGGACATAAATCAGGGGTGCTACACTATGTGCAGCCCGACACCGGTGGTCGCACGCTTCTAGTCTGGGCTCGAGATGGCTATCCTCACGGTGACTGGAATTTGAAGCACCGTCTCAGCATGAGCGATGCATTTGGGCAGGATATCTTTCTTGATGAGCATTTTGATGGATTCTTGTCTTGTCATTACGACATTCAATCTCTTGACTTGGAGAGAGGGCTTGTTTTCCTTTGTCATTTCGCAGCAGAAAGACTCCTGTCCTATAGCTTGAGCACAGGGAAGCTGACGAAAATCCGAGATGGTCTCAGGCGATACCTGTACTATGTGCCGAACTGCTCAATGTTCCCAGCCAAAGAAACCGAGAAAGATCAAGATGTATCAGAGCCATAA
- the LOC107280850 gene encoding uncharacterized protein, with product MVKIKYGSNVQNIKEVEVKPPTMDILITFIMNFLEKEAIARPPMKNRILGLFKKGSSSRSSHHQDESSTHSSTGVSMEEVDATLRLLDNSNLDHIGDREMQVCHMIKDRTFAHTQAYDPNLIQKIDPDGRIKRRRGPIKLANVENLPEGVKIIVKLDRFNIPCSQSAIVLGSYLGTLVRKPHLAPLNILQWNHKLYKRVYHPKMISEVERKFAIDGRANNWNLHQLDGKWRQYKSKLKKGYYKPNLSMERVLQTMPKTVAESQWATLVSYWYSEDSKKISDKNKENAQNIKHPHTLGRKSFARKRKELEVNGVEVDRATFFDECHKTKDGRYVNDATEEKMNEVYMKLAQKRVDGQELSEADFEQNILEVFGKDHSGRVRGMGPTITPTNYYGGRFSNISGSSEGSSSSNVNGFISFIVSYLAEKYPEDNLISRLPPSLARVIPRQEVDQNQGSQPPNTATSSLPFDQNHGNQLPNTTPSSSARASSQSCSEEE from the exons ATGGTCAAGATCAAGTACGGGTCGAACGTGCAGAATATCAAGGAGGTCGAAGTTAAACCCCCGACGATGGACATCCTCATCACTTTCATAATGAATTTCTTGGAGAAAGAAGCGATAGCCAGGCCCC CTATGAAGAATAGAATTTTGGGCTTGTTCAAGAagggatcaagctcaagatcaagCCATCACCAAGACGAGTCGAGCACACACTCCTCCACTGGTGTATCCATGGAGGAGGTGGACGCTACGCTGAGGCTCCTCGACAACTCCAATCTCGACCACATAGGTGACCGAGAGATGCAAGTCTGTCACATGATCAAGGATCGGACGTTTGCTCATACCCAAGCATATGACCCGAACCTTATTCAGAaaatag ATCCTGATGGCCGCATTAAAAGACGTCGAGGACCAATTAAATTGGCAAATGTTGAAAATCTTCCAGAGGGTGTTAAGATTATTGTCAAACTGGATCGTTTCAACATACCTTGCTCCCAGTCTGCTATAGTTCTTGGATCCTATTTAGGAACACTTGTCAGGAAGCCACATCTAGCTCCACTAAACATTCTTCAATGGAATCATAAACTTTATAAGAGAGTATATCATCCAAAAATGATTTCTGAAGTAGAG AGAAAGTTTGCAATTGATGGAAGAGCTAATAATTGGAATCTCCACCAGTTAGATGGCAAATGGAGGCAGTACAAGTCAAAACTTAAAAAGGGCTATTACAAGCCTAACTTATCTATGGAACGAGTATTGCAAACCATGCCCAAAACTGTTGCTGAATCTCAATGGGCCACCCTAGTCTCTTACTGGTACTCAGAGGACTCTAAG AAAATCAGTGACAAAAACAAAGAGAATGCACAAAATATTAAGCATCCACACACATTAGGAAGAAAGAGTTTTGCAAGAAAGAGGAAAGAGCTA GAAGTTAATGGAGTGGAGGTGGACCGAGCAACCTTCTTTGATGAATGCCATAAGACGAAAGATGGCAGATATGTTAACGATGCTACTGAAGAAAAAATG AATGAAGTATATATGAAATTGGCTCAGAAAAGAGTGGATGGCCAAGAACTCAGTGAAGCTGattttgaacaaaatatattagaAGTGTTTGGAAAGGATCATAGTGGTAGAGTTAGAGGCATGGGTCCAACCATTACTCCAACAAACTATTATGGTGGAAGATTTTCGAATATATCAGGAAGCAGTGAAGGGAGTAGCTCCAGTAATGTAAATGGTTTCATTAGTTTTATAGTATCATATTTGGCTGAGAAATATCCAGAGGATAATTTGATTTCTAGGTTGCCACCATCACTTGCTAGGGTCATTCCAAGACAAGAG GTTGATCAGAACCAAGGAAGTCAGCCACCAAATACTGCTACATCCTCTCTTCCATTTGATCAGAACCATGGAAATCAGCTACCAAATACTACTCCATCCTCTAGTGCTAGAGCATCATCTCAGTCTTGCAGTGAAGAAGAGTGA